Proteins co-encoded in one Arthrobacter sp. ERGS1:01 genomic window:
- a CDS encoding extracellular solute-binding protein produces the protein MNNISNKPRLTRAASFMAGSVAILLLAACGGGAGADAVSNSNAEAGNGSGPIKVWALDGQSAENAAIQKIVDDFTKTSGITVKMQFIPADSFQKTVETSAPEDLPDVLEVDGPVIANFAYNKRIAPLSQFLAADTIKNQTEAIKGQNTVGKDLYAVGMMNSGLAMWGNKKQLDAAGVTMPTKVQDAWTAKEFGEVLAKLAKTDPDGKPFGMGEANGLTSEYGIYAFAPIVWSAGTGILKDGKATGSLDSPQAVDATSTFASWRKYTDPDTNGTAFQSGKVALNWMGNWLYPAYKKALGDDLVVGPLPDFGQGAKTGSGTIAWSIGGYTKNGAAAGKLLDYLMSDKVVAQYTAANGAPPATKSALKASALYGKGGPLAFLASQLESACPTEDKLSKECVAVSRPITPGYPIITAEFGKALGAIWGGADASTSLQGAARAIDRNFSDNDNFR, from the coding sequence ATGAATAACATTTCAAACAAACCGCGGCTCACCAGGGCGGCATCCTTCATGGCGGGATCCGTCGCGATTCTCCTCCTTGCCGCCTGCGGAGGCGGCGCCGGCGCGGACGCTGTGAGCAACTCGAACGCCGAGGCCGGGAACGGCTCGGGCCCCATCAAGGTCTGGGCACTGGATGGACAGTCAGCGGAAAACGCTGCCATCCAGAAGATCGTCGACGACTTCACCAAGACCTCGGGAATCACGGTGAAGATGCAGTTCATCCCCGCAGATTCATTCCAGAAGACGGTCGAGACCTCGGCCCCGGAAGATCTTCCGGATGTCCTGGAGGTCGACGGGCCGGTCATCGCGAATTTCGCCTACAACAAACGCATAGCACCGCTGTCCCAGTTCCTTGCAGCGGACACAATCAAGAATCAAACCGAGGCGATCAAGGGCCAGAATACTGTTGGCAAGGACCTGTACGCGGTCGGCATGATGAACTCCGGCTTGGCGATGTGGGGAAACAAGAAGCAGCTCGACGCCGCCGGCGTCACCATGCCAACGAAGGTCCAGGACGCGTGGACCGCGAAGGAATTCGGCGAGGTTTTGGCAAAGCTGGCCAAAACGGACCCCGACGGCAAGCCTTTCGGCATGGGCGAGGCCAACGGGTTGACCTCCGAGTACGGCATCTACGCCTTCGCCCCGATCGTCTGGTCCGCGGGCACGGGGATCCTCAAGGACGGCAAAGCCACCGGTTCGCTGGACTCTCCCCAGGCCGTTGATGCAACGTCCACCTTCGCGTCCTGGCGCAAGTACACGGATCCGGACACCAACGGTACGGCGTTTCAGAGCGGCAAGGTTGCGCTCAACTGGATGGGCAACTGGCTCTACCCGGCCTACAAGAAGGCCCTTGGTGACGACCTGGTCGTGGGCCCGCTCCCCGACTTTGGCCAGGGCGCCAAGACCGGTTCGGGCACCATTGCCTGGAGCATTGGCGGCTATACCAAGAATGGAGCCGCCGCCGGCAAGCTGCTCGACTACCTCATGAGCGACAAGGTTGTGGCCCAGTACACCGCGGCCAACGGAGCTCCGCCGGCAACCAAGTCCGCGCTCAAGGCCTCCGCCCTCTACGGCAAGGGCGGCCCGTTGGCCTTCCTTGCTTCGCAACTGGAATCGGCTTGCCCCACGGAGGACAAGCTGTCCAAGGAATGCGTTGCGGTTTCCCGGCCGATCACCCCGGGATATCCCATCATCACCGCGGAGTTCGGCAAGGCTCTGGGGGCGATCTGGGGCGGCGCTGACGCCTCCACCTCGTTGCAGGGCGCCGCCCGGGCCATCGACCGCAATTTCTCCGACAACGACAACTTCCGCTAA
- a CDS encoding LacI family DNA-binding transcriptional regulator: MYLQDPQLSIPKRPNPIDPREVSMPPRRVTLADVAKKAGLSSTAASMILNGRPDTRLSKAAHDKVHAAAAELGYRPNLAARGLRTDKTQTIGFISDLVATTRFASGLIRGALQASEEAGNVMLVIETGGDPRREQKAIDAVLDRQVDGIIFATMRARELFVPAFPPATKVVMLNATNPHHLQTVLPDEFAGGRAAARYLLDHGFSSDIALIGHNAETEQGYFRSSTVEQRIHGIRSTMEAAGHTFMAELSAWDWEPQHGYTLTRSLLSGRTRPRALLCMNDRLAFGAYQALNEAGLRVPDDVSIIGFDNDELAEYLRPGLTTVALPHEQMGRRAVDLLIGDSDPVQEFISMPLIERASVKTASTPHP; this comes from the coding sequence GTGTACCTTCAGGATCCCCAGTTATCGATCCCAAAGCGCCCGAATCCGATCGACCCAAGAGAGGTCTCCATGCCACCACGCCGCGTCACGCTTGCTGATGTCGCCAAGAAGGCCGGACTTTCATCGACGGCCGCCTCAATGATCCTCAACGGCCGGCCGGACACGAGGCTTTCAAAGGCGGCTCACGACAAGGTGCACGCAGCCGCAGCGGAGCTGGGCTACCGGCCAAACCTTGCCGCGCGGGGTCTGCGGACGGACAAGACCCAGACGATTGGGTTCATCTCGGATCTTGTGGCAACCACCCGCTTCGCCAGCGGTCTCATCAGGGGAGCGCTGCAGGCGTCCGAGGAGGCCGGGAACGTCATGCTGGTGATCGAGACCGGAGGGGATCCGCGGCGCGAACAGAAAGCCATCGACGCCGTCCTTGACCGACAGGTCGACGGCATTATCTTCGCGACAATGCGTGCACGTGAGCTCTTCGTGCCGGCTTTTCCTCCCGCCACGAAGGTGGTGATGCTCAACGCAACCAACCCCCATCATCTCCAGACGGTGCTCCCGGATGAATTTGCGGGAGGCAGGGCGGCCGCCCGTTATCTCCTGGACCATGGATTTTCATCCGACATCGCCCTGATTGGCCATAACGCGGAAACTGAACAGGGATACTTCCGGTCCTCAACGGTCGAGCAGCGTATCCATGGCATACGGTCAACCATGGAAGCTGCCGGGCACACGTTTATGGCGGAACTTTCGGCATGGGATTGGGAGCCGCAACACGGCTACACACTCACCCGGAGCCTCCTGAGCGGCCGCACGAGGCCGCGGGCGCTGCTCTGCATGAACGACCGGCTCGCTTTCGGCGCATACCAGGCGCTCAATGAGGCGGGCCTTCGCGTGCCGGATGATGTGTCGATCATTGGTTTCGACAACGACGAGCTGGCTGAGTACCTTCGCCCCGGACTCACCACCGTTGCGCTCCCGCACGAACAAATGGGCCGCCGGGCCGTCGATCTGCTCATCGGCGACTCCGATCCCGTGCAGGAATTCATTTCCATGCCGCTGATTGAACGGGCCTCCGTGAAGACCGCGAGCACGCCACATCCCTAG
- a CDS encoding pyruvate, water dikinase regulatory protein, whose amino-acid sequence MQESLRHVYFLSDGTGITAETLGSTLLTQFPQRQFSRTTVPFISTIAKARSVVREIDQVALREEAPLVFSTAVNEEIRNELAKCNGVLVDLIGAHVQLLEDALGSKASHQPGQAHGLGNALRYQSRMMAVEYAMEHDDGQSLRALEKAEVILIAPSRCGKTPTTMYLALQHGVYAANFPLVNEDFSSDLLPAPLRPYAAKCFGLTSNPMRLSQVRTERRPGSEYASMRQCGIELRSAERMYSAHDIPHVNSASMSVEEISAMILERMGLRH is encoded by the coding sequence GTGCAAGAGTCCCTTCGCCACGTATATTTTCTGTCCGACGGAACCGGCATCACGGCTGAAACCCTGGGCAGCACGCTGTTGACCCAGTTTCCGCAGCGGCAGTTTTCCCGGACCACCGTGCCGTTCATCTCGACCATTGCCAAGGCCAGATCGGTGGTCCGCGAGATCGACCAGGTGGCGTTACGCGAGGAAGCGCCACTGGTCTTTTCCACCGCCGTCAATGAAGAAATCCGCAACGAGCTGGCCAAATGCAATGGCGTTCTGGTGGACTTGATTGGCGCGCACGTGCAGCTGCTCGAGGATGCGTTGGGGTCCAAGGCGAGCCACCAGCCCGGCCAGGCGCACGGTTTGGGAAATGCTCTGCGGTACCAGTCTCGAATGATGGCGGTCGAGTACGCAATGGAGCACGACGATGGCCAGAGCCTGCGGGCGCTGGAAAAGGCCGAGGTGATTCTCATTGCGCCATCGCGTTGCGGAAAGACCCCGACCACCATGTATCTGGCCCTCCAGCACGGAGTCTATGCGGCCAACTTCCCGCTGGTGAATGAGGATTTCTCAAGCGATTTGCTGCCGGCGCCCCTGCGCCCGTACGCGGCCAAGTGTTTCGGCCTGACCTCCAACCCGATGCGGCTGAGCCAGGTGCGGACCGAACGGCGGCCCGGCTCGGAGTATGCCTCGATGCGCCAATGCGGCATCGAACTTCGCAGCGCGGAACGCATGTATTCCGCACACGACATCCCGCACGTGAACTCCGCCAGCATGTCCGTCGAGGAGATCTCCGCGATGATTCTCGAGCGAATGGGACTGCGACACTAG
- the ppsA gene encoding phosphoenolpyruvate synthase: protein MTTDILWFSELGLKDLDRVGGKNASLGEMVGNLKNAGVRVPDGFATTADAYRRFLRETGVEAKIAGILADLDIDDVRALAEAGSAIRHAIVQTPFPADLEAQLRTAYEELVTKHGGAGDLSWAVRSSATAEDLPDASFAGQQETFLNVRGIENILAAVKDVFASLYNDRAIAYRVHHRFEHLDVALSAGIQRMVRSDVGASGVMFTMDTESGFQGAVFVTSSYGLGEAVVQGAVNPDEFYVYKDGLKAGRPAILKRGLGDKALTMVYTASEEVGHTIELIPTVPELRSRFSITDDDVEQLARHALAIEEHYGRPMDIEWGKDGVDGELYILQARPETVESRKSAGTLSRYRLEGSGPVLAEGRAIGQRIGSGPVRILASIDQMAEFTTGDVLVADMTDPDWEPIMKRASAIVTNRGGRTCHAAIIARELGIPAVVGTGDASVALAEGAQVTVSCAEGEAGFIYAGLLDFRVEETELDSLPEAPVKVMMNVGTPEQAFTFAQLPNHGVGLARLEFIINRQIGIHPKALLNLADQPDDVADIINERIAAYDGPVDYYVKRLAEGVATIAAAFAPETVIVRMSDFKSNEYANLIGGPAYEPHEENPMIGFRGASRYLEPSFRDCFDLECEALAFVRNDMGLSNVKLMIPFVRTLEEGRGVIELLAENGLCRGENGLEVVMMCEVPSNALLAEEFLEIFDGFSIGSNDLTQLTLGLDRDSAIVAASFDERNAAVKKLLSMAIRACKAKGRYVGICGQGPSDHLDLAEWLVGEGIDSISLNPDTVVDTWLRLATMEPGHANP from the coding sequence ATGACGACAGACATCCTCTGGTTTTCCGAGCTTGGCCTCAAGGACCTGGACCGGGTTGGCGGCAAGAACGCTTCCCTCGGTGAAATGGTGGGGAACCTGAAAAATGCGGGGGTACGGGTTCCGGACGGATTCGCCACGACGGCCGACGCCTACCGCCGGTTCCTGCGTGAGACCGGCGTTGAGGCGAAGATCGCCGGAATCCTGGCGGATCTGGACATCGACGACGTCCGGGCGCTTGCCGAGGCCGGGTCCGCCATCCGTCACGCCATAGTCCAGACGCCTTTTCCGGCAGATCTGGAAGCCCAGCTGCGCACCGCCTATGAGGAACTCGTGACAAAACACGGCGGAGCCGGAGACCTTTCCTGGGCGGTGCGCTCCAGCGCAACCGCAGAAGACTTACCGGACGCTTCCTTCGCCGGGCAACAGGAAACCTTCCTCAACGTTCGCGGCATCGAAAACATCCTGGCGGCAGTGAAGGACGTCTTTGCCTCTCTCTACAACGACCGGGCCATCGCGTACCGGGTGCACCACAGGTTCGAACACCTGGATGTGGCCCTGTCCGCGGGAATCCAGCGGATGGTCCGCTCGGACGTGGGCGCATCCGGCGTCATGTTCACGATGGACACCGAATCCGGCTTCCAGGGGGCGGTTTTTGTCACCTCCTCCTACGGCCTGGGCGAGGCCGTCGTCCAAGGAGCGGTGAATCCGGACGAGTTCTACGTCTACAAGGACGGGCTCAAAGCCGGCCGGCCGGCGATCCTCAAACGCGGTTTGGGCGACAAGGCGCTGACCATGGTCTACACAGCCAGTGAGGAAGTCGGCCACACCATCGAACTGATCCCCACCGTGCCGGAGCTGCGGAGCCGCTTCAGCATCACCGACGACGACGTCGAACAGCTCGCGCGCCATGCCTTGGCAATCGAGGAACACTATGGCCGGCCCATGGACATCGAATGGGGCAAGGACGGCGTGGACGGTGAGCTCTACATCCTGCAGGCCCGGCCCGAAACGGTGGAGTCCCGCAAGTCCGCCGGCACGCTCTCGCGTTACCGGCTGGAGGGGAGCGGTCCCGTGCTGGCTGAGGGCCGGGCCATTGGCCAGAGGATCGGTTCCGGGCCCGTCCGCATCCTGGCCTCGATCGATCAGATGGCCGAATTCACAACGGGCGACGTGCTGGTCGCGGACATGACGGATCCGGACTGGGAACCGATCATGAAGCGCGCCTCCGCAATCGTCACCAACCGCGGCGGGCGGACGTGCCACGCGGCGATCATTGCCCGGGAACTGGGCATCCCGGCGGTGGTGGGCACCGGAGACGCCAGCGTGGCCCTGGCCGAGGGTGCCCAGGTGACGGTCTCATGCGCCGAAGGGGAGGCGGGCTTCATCTACGCCGGCCTGCTGGACTTCCGGGTGGAGGAAACCGAACTGGACAGCCTTCCGGAGGCACCCGTCAAGGTCATGATGAACGTCGGCACCCCGGAACAGGCCTTTACCTTCGCACAATTGCCGAACCACGGCGTCGGGCTGGCCCGGCTGGAGTTCATCATCAACCGGCAAATCGGAATCCACCCCAAGGCACTTTTGAACCTGGCGGACCAGCCCGACGACGTTGCGGACATCATCAACGAGCGGATCGCCGCCTACGACGGCCCCGTGGACTACTACGTCAAACGCCTCGCCGAAGGTGTGGCGACGATCGCGGCAGCCTTCGCCCCGGAAACCGTGATTGTGCGCATGTCCGACTTCAAGTCCAACGAGTACGCAAACCTCATTGGCGGACCGGCCTACGAACCGCACGAGGAAAACCCCATGATCGGCTTCAGGGGCGCCTCGCGCTACCTTGAACCATCCTTTCGCGACTGCTTCGACCTGGAGTGCGAGGCCCTGGCCTTTGTGCGCAATGACATGGGCCTGAGCAACGTCAAACTCATGATTCCCTTTGTCCGGACCCTGGAGGAAGGCCGAGGCGTCATCGAACTGCTGGCCGAGAACGGCCTCTGCCGCGGTGAAAACGGCCTGGAGGTGGTCATGATGTGCGAGGTGCCGTCCAACGCCCTGCTGGCCGAGGAGTTCCTGGAGATCTTTGACGGCTTCTCCATCGGATCCAACGACCTGACCCAGCTGACCCTCGGCCTTGACCGGGATTCTGCCATTGTGGCGGCCAGCTTCGATGAACGGAACGCCGCCGTCAAAAAGCTCCTGAGCATGGCGATCCGAGCGTGCAAGGCCAAGGGCAGGTATGTGGGCATCTGCGGACAGGGGCCCAGCGACCACCTTGACCTGGCCGAGTGGCTGGTGGGCGAGGGCATCGATTCCATCTCGCTCAATCCTGACACCGTGGTGGATACCTGGCTGCGGCTGGCCACCATGGAACCCGGGCACGCCAACCCCTGA
- a CDS encoding nuclear transport factor 2 family protein, translated as MEPVEKLLAIEEIRNLRIKYAHLLDTNDADELGQLFTSDAICDAGRGQWEGRQSIVDGLGAAFAEYDKAGTGQYPFHHVITNHWVEFIDRDLAEGRAYLVDLQTGREQERWILLGTYADEYRCDGGIWRISRTRLDITWPQPSIGGGLPGRDLVLPTRSA; from the coding sequence ATGGAACCCGTCGAAAAACTGCTGGCCATTGAAGAAATCAGAAACCTCCGCATCAAGTACGCCCATCTCCTCGACACCAACGACGCCGACGAACTTGGTCAACTATTCACCTCCGACGCAATTTGCGACGCCGGCCGGGGACAGTGGGAAGGGCGCCAATCCATCGTCGACGGGCTGGGCGCCGCCTTTGCCGAATACGACAAAGCGGGCACGGGACAGTACCCGTTCCACCACGTCATCACCAACCATTGGGTGGAGTTCATTGACCGCGACCTGGCCGAGGGAAGGGCCTACCTGGTCGACCTGCAGACCGGCCGGGAGCAGGAGCGATGGATCTTGCTGGGCACCTACGCCGATGAGTATCGCTGTGACGGCGGCATCTGGCGCATCAGCCGCACGCGACTGGACATCACCTGGCCCCAACCGTCCATTGGAGGCGGCCTGCCGGGGCGGGACCTGGTACTCCCCACCCGCTCGGCTTAG
- a CDS encoding choice-of-anchor D domain-containing protein, protein MRGHPQPQFRRVRAAMLGALLVFSGLSATGTAVADEGTIAHDTLRTGWDSNEAALSPSSVASSTFGKLFSATVNGQVYAQPLVVGGTVIAATENNAVYALNGETGVAKWSRNLGPAWPASTVSCGDLTPNVGITSTPVFDPATNSVFMLAKTNDGANAQLPHWYMHSLDVVTGAERAGFPVMIGGAPSNDPTHPFNAMTAMQRPGLLLMGGVVYAGFASHCDYVPFVGYVVGVSTSGKQTTMWATESGNSNAEGGIWQSGGGLVSDGPGQIIFTTGNGISPKPGPGKNPPATLAESVVRVQVGKDGNLTPTDFFSPAANAKLDQDDSDLGAGAPVAIPDGYGTTQHPHLLVQVGKDGHVYLLDRDNLGGMAQGPGGTDAVLDAAGPYNGVWGRPAFLGTTAGGYLYDVENNGYLRAFKLLPTNAGGVTLASVGTSTGTFGYTSGSPAVTSSGTDGSTALVWVVYVSGPTGANAQLRAYSALPDKTGHLQQVFSAPLGTGAKFSTVATDGGRVYVGTRDGHVLGFGSPTTAAVGAANTALGQVAVGGSQTGMVTITASRPVTINSVTAGAPFGIGPSITLPKNLAKGGSLAIPVAFSPTTAGQADGTLTVKTADGETDLLGIHGIGTQDGLDATPATLQFTDVPTQTQSRQTVSIVNTGTTAVTITGLTLPTGAGLSVDAGTAPVVGQQIQPLASIPVSLTFAPTTDDPVNDSLVVASDLGSVTVPVQATAVSGTAHLDIPSSLDFGDVPVGTSVTRDFEITNSGNIPMTITKAKAPQGAFSTTTPVAEGLVIPPGDAAFQSVTFTPTAVGQAGTKDTFYLVTADDGQGALKVMLTGKGTDDPIAVKAQQTPIATLGRSVSLEYPVGAGKCQDYVRGVVCWSAKTGAHEVHGTVYTRYRAAGGPAGSLGFPTTDTRSTADTVGLYTHFAGAGGSSIYWSPKTGAHVVQGAIRAKWSALGWENGPLGYPATDELKTPDKVGSYNHFAGSGGASIYWSPKTGAHAVQGAIRTKWAALGWEKGALGYPLTDEMSTSDKAGRYNHFAGSGGASIYWSPKTGAHAVQGAIRARWAALGWEKGALGYPTTDEYGISGGRESDFRGGRLIWNSKTGKVGSHL, encoded by the coding sequence ATGCGTGGTCATCCCCAACCCCAGTTCCGCCGCGTCCGGGCGGCAATGCTGGGCGCACTGCTCGTATTTTCCGGGCTGTCGGCCACCGGTACCGCGGTTGCGGACGAGGGAACGATTGCCCACGATACGTTGCGGACGGGATGGGACAGCAACGAGGCCGCGCTCTCGCCGTCGTCGGTTGCGTCCTCGACCTTCGGCAAACTGTTCTCCGCTACCGTGAACGGCCAGGTGTACGCCCAGCCGCTCGTCGTCGGAGGCACCGTCATCGCCGCGACCGAAAACAACGCCGTCTACGCCTTGAACGGTGAAACGGGCGTGGCGAAGTGGTCACGCAATCTGGGGCCGGCCTGGCCGGCGTCGACCGTGAGCTGCGGTGACCTCACGCCCAATGTCGGAATCACCTCCACTCCGGTCTTCGACCCGGCGACGAACTCCGTCTTCATGCTGGCAAAGACGAACGACGGCGCCAACGCCCAACTCCCGCACTGGTACATGCACTCGCTCGATGTGGTGACCGGGGCCGAGCGGGCCGGGTTTCCCGTCATGATCGGCGGGGCGCCGAGCAACGACCCGACACACCCATTCAACGCCATGACCGCGATGCAGCGGCCCGGGCTGCTGCTCATGGGCGGCGTGGTCTACGCCGGCTTCGCCAGCCACTGCGACTACGTCCCCTTCGTCGGTTACGTCGTCGGCGTTTCCACCAGCGGCAAGCAAACAACCATGTGGGCCACCGAGTCGGGCAACAGCAACGCGGAGGGCGGGATCTGGCAGTCCGGCGGCGGCCTGGTCTCGGACGGCCCGGGCCAGATCATCTTCACCACCGGCAACGGCATTTCCCCCAAGCCGGGCCCGGGCAAAAACCCTCCGGCCACGCTGGCCGAATCCGTGGTCCGGGTGCAAGTCGGCAAAGACGGAAACCTGACCCCCACGGACTTCTTCAGCCCCGCAGCCAACGCCAAGCTTGACCAGGACGATTCCGACCTCGGAGCCGGGGCCCCGGTCGCGATTCCGGACGGCTACGGCACCACACAGCACCCGCACCTGCTGGTCCAGGTCGGAAAGGACGGCCACGTTTACCTGCTGGACCGGGACAACCTGGGCGGCATGGCGCAAGGCCCCGGCGGCACCGACGCCGTCCTGGATGCGGCAGGTCCCTACAACGGGGTTTGGGGGCGGCCTGCGTTCCTGGGAACCACTGCCGGGGGCTACCTCTACGACGTCGAGAACAACGGCTACCTGCGGGCCTTCAAACTCCTCCCCACCAATGCCGGCGGCGTCACGCTCGCCTCGGTTGGCACGTCCACGGGCACGTTCGGATACACCTCCGGATCGCCTGCGGTGACGTCCTCCGGCACTGACGGATCAACCGCCCTCGTCTGGGTGGTCTACGTCTCCGGACCGACAGGTGCCAACGCCCAGCTGCGCGCCTACAGCGCACTTCCGGACAAAACCGGGCACCTCCAACAAGTCTTCAGCGCACCCTTGGGCACGGGAGCCAAGTTCTCCACGGTGGCCACCGACGGCGGTCGCGTCTATGTGGGAACCCGTGACGGACATGTGCTCGGATTCGGTTCCCCGACCACCGCGGCGGTTGGGGCGGCCAACACGGCCCTGGGCCAGGTTGCCGTGGGCGGCTCGCAGACCGGGATGGTGACGATCACCGCCTCCCGGCCCGTCACGATCAACTCGGTGACCGCGGGTGCTCCCTTTGGGATCGGGCCGTCCATCACGCTTCCGAAGAACCTGGCCAAGGGCGGCAGCCTCGCCATCCCGGTGGCGTTCTCGCCAACCACCGCCGGGCAGGCCGACGGCACCCTGACCGTGAAGACGGCCGACGGCGAGACCGACCTCCTCGGCATCCACGGAATCGGCACGCAGGACGGCCTGGACGCGACACCGGCCACGCTCCAGTTCACCGACGTGCCGACCCAGACCCAGAGCCGGCAAACCGTCAGCATCGTCAACACCGGCACGACCGCCGTCACGATCACCGGATTGACCCTGCCAACCGGCGCGGGCCTCAGCGTGGACGCGGGGACGGCCCCGGTCGTGGGGCAACAGATCCAGCCACTCGCCTCAATCCCGGTATCCCTGACCTTCGCTCCCACCACCGATGATCCGGTGAACGACAGCCTTGTCGTGGCCAGCGACCTCGGTTCGGTGACGGTGCCCGTGCAGGCGACAGCCGTCTCCGGAACGGCGCACCTGGACATTCCAAGCTCGCTCGATTTCGGCGACGTGCCCGTGGGGACCTCAGTCACGAGGGACTTCGAGATAACCAATTCGGGCAACATCCCGATGACCATCACCAAGGCGAAGGCGCCACAGGGAGCCTTCTCAACGACCACGCCCGTCGCCGAAGGCCTGGTCATCCCGCCGGGTGACGCCGCATTCCAGAGCGTGACCTTCACCCCGACCGCCGTCGGGCAGGCCGGCACCAAGGACACCTTCTACCTGGTCACCGCCGACGACGGCCAGGGCGCGCTCAAGGTGATGCTCACCGGCAAGGGCACCGACGACCCGATTGCCGTCAAGGCGCAACAAACCCCGATTGCCACCCTGGGGCGTTCTGTGTCCCTGGAGTATCCGGTGGGGGCCGGGAAATGCCAGGACTACGTCCGCGGGGTGGTCTGCTGGTCGGCAAAGACCGGGGCCCACGAGGTCCACGGAACCGTCTACACCCGCTACCGGGCCGCGGGAGGGCCGGCCGGCAGCCTCGGCTTCCCGACCACCGACACCCGGAGCACCGCCGACACAGTGGGCCTGTATACCCATTTCGCCGGTGCGGGGGGTTCGTCGATCTACTGGTCGCCGAAAACCGGGGCCCACGTTGTCCAGGGCGCCATCCGGGCAAAGTGGTCCGCCCTGGGCTGGGAGAACGGCCCCCTGGGCTATCCGGCAACGGACGAGCTGAAGACGCCTGACAAGGTGGGCAGCTACAACCACTTTGCAGGATCCGGCGGGGCATCGATCTACTGGTCACCGAAGACCGGGGCGCACGCAGTCCAGGGCGCGATTAGGACGAAGTGGGCCGCCCTGGGATGGGAAAAAGGCGCCCTGGGATACCCGTTGACGGACGAGATGAGCACCTCCGACAAGGCGGGAAGGTACAACCACTTCGCAGGATCCGGCGGGGCATCGATCTACTGGTCACCGAAGACCGGGGCCCACGCCGTCCAGGGAGCCATCAGGGCACGATGGGCCGCCTTGGGCTGGGAAAAGGGTGCCCTGGGTTATCCGACAACCGACGAATATGGCATTTCCGGGGGGCGGGAATCGGACTTCCGTGGCGGCCGCCTTATTTGGAACTCGAAGACGGGAAAGGTCGGCAGCCACCTGTAG
- a CDS encoding YciI family protein — MNYMLFICADPEAPEYVAAEDNIEEWVAEMAARGVRVGGDRLRPVEDATTVKVRKGEVIVSDGPFAETKEWIAGFDLIVCDDLDEAIEVASKHPMARFGKVEIRPFWPIEP, encoded by the coding sequence ATGAATTACATGCTGTTCATCTGTGCCGACCCGGAAGCGCCGGAATATGTGGCCGCCGAGGACAATATCGAGGAGTGGGTGGCCGAGATGGCTGCCCGGGGCGTCAGGGTGGGTGGTGATCGCCTTCGACCCGTCGAGGATGCCACCACGGTCAAGGTCCGAAAAGGAGAGGTGATTGTCTCGGACGGGCCCTTTGCCGAGACCAAGGAGTGGATTGCCGGATTCGACCTGATCGTCTGTGACGACCTTGACGAGGCCATCGAGGTGGCGTCAAAACACCCTATGGCGCGGTTTGGGAAGGTCGAGATCCGTCCCTTTTGGCCGATCGAGCCGTAG